A stretch of the Aggregatibacter sp. HMT-949 genome encodes the following:
- the hycI gene encoding hydrogenase maturation peptidase HycI, whose product MNNNLILTVGNSMMGDDGAGPYFAQLCRQVPLPNWTALDGGTTPENFVHQIRAMKPERLMIFDATEMELPPGKIRRIDKDAIAETIFVSTHTLPLNFLIEQLEDEINEVLFIGIQPDLVAFGFPMTHAVKSAVEFFYDFLKNNGDLSEISLF is encoded by the coding sequence ATGAATAATAACCTCATTTTGACTGTCGGCAACAGCATGATGGGTGACGACGGCGCGGGGCCTTATTTCGCGCAACTTTGTCGCCAAGTGCCGTTGCCGAATTGGACCGCATTGGACGGCGGTACAACGCCGGAAAATTTTGTTCATCAAATTCGAGCAATGAAACCTGAACGGTTAATGATTTTTGATGCGACGGAAATGGAACTGCCACCCGGCAAAATTCGACGAATAGATAAAGACGCCATCGCGGAAACGATTTTCGTCAGCACTCATACTTTGCCTTTAAATTTTTTGATTGAACAACTGGAAGACGAGATTAACGAAGTGCTGTTTATCGGCATTCAGCCTGACCTCGTTGCTTTTGGCTTTCCAATGACACACGCGGTGAAAAGTGCCGTCGAGTTTTTCTATGATTTTTTGAAGAATAACGGTGACTTATCAGAAATTTCCCTATTTTGA
- a CDS encoding formate hydrogenlyase maturation HycH family protein — MTTKVIFYLLNQRFVENDKQVPEQAQQVMYYSLAIGHHVGVIDCFKKLLICAYEDYQKFVESFPEGEARRKFAGLMKFGEIVINSSHVNLLAKAMDENKANFAPQYQQWVEILMDTLASIQREPVMYIMVKRRDE; from the coding sequence ATGACTACAAAAGTGATTTTTTACCTGTTAAATCAACGTTTCGTCGAAAACGATAAACAAGTGCCGGAACAGGCGCAGCAAGTTATGTATTATTCCCTGGCGATTGGTCACCATGTGGGCGTGATTGATTGCTTTAAAAAGTTGTTAATTTGCGCCTATGAGGACTACCAAAAATTTGTGGAAAGTTTTCCGGAAGGAGAGGCAAGACGTAAATTCGCCGGTCTTATGAAATTTGGTGAAATCGTGATTAATTCCAGCCATGTGAATTTATTGGCGAAAGCGATGGACGAAAATAAAGCGAATTTTGCGCCGCAATATCAACAGTGGGTGGAAATTTTAATGGATACGCTGGCTTCCATTCAACGCGAGCCGGTGATGTATATTATGGTGAAACGTCGTGATGAATAA
- a CDS encoding polysaccharide pyruvyl transferase family protein encodes MNSTLVSLKQKLAPIADLIKDKNDVFYFDYPLHLNVGDLLIYHGTEQFFKQHRIKVRLRRSEYDMNINEIKRKITPNTTILLHGGGNFGDLYLQHQKLREEMVKHFLDNRIIVLPQTLYFKDEKNLEKSAALFRKHADCHLLARDTRTAKAFKQFSPKVHLFPDMAHELYGALPIKSNNSGKRLYFLRKDIEASEIEKNILASLPENADIKDWDDILSDIDNIVLALSWRLNKFANKQNRGWLKDLCHQFWFAYTKRIINRAANVFLQNEYITTTRLHGHIFSCLLDIPNCVCDNAYGKNLSYAELWTKNVNFVELDKSCLNSKN; translated from the coding sequence ATGAATTCAACACTCGTTTCTTTAAAACAAAAACTTGCTCCGATTGCAGATTTAATCAAAGATAAAAACGATGTGTTTTACTTTGATTATCCGTTGCATTTAAACGTTGGCGATTTATTGATTTATCATGGAACGGAGCAGTTCTTTAAACAGCACCGCATTAAAGTGAGATTAAGGCGCAGCGAATACGATATGAATATTAATGAAATAAAACGAAAAATCACACCGAATACCACGATTTTATTACACGGTGGCGGTAACTTCGGTGATCTTTATTTGCAACACCAAAAACTTCGTGAAGAAATGGTAAAACATTTTCTGGATAATCGAATTATCGTTTTGCCGCAAACGCTATATTTTAAAGATGAAAAAAATCTTGAAAAATCCGCGGCGCTTTTCCGAAAACATGCCGACTGCCATTTATTAGCCCGCGATACTCGCACCGCGAAAGCATTCAAACAATTTTCACCGAAGGTACATTTATTTCCCGATATGGCGCACGAACTTTACGGAGCCTTACCGATAAAGTCGAACAACTCGGGCAAACGGCTTTATTTTTTGCGCAAGGATATCGAGGCTAGCGAAATAGAAAAAAATATTTTGGCCTCCTTACCGGAAAATGCCGATATTAAAGACTGGGACGATATTCTTTCTGATATAGACAATATCGTGTTGGCGCTAAGTTGGCGTTTGAACAAATTCGCCAATAAACAAAACCGGGGTTGGTTAAAAGATCTTTGCCATCAGTTCTGGTTTGCCTACACCAAACGCATTATCAATCGTGCGGCAAATGTGTTTTTGCAAAACGAGTACATCACCACAACCCGTTTGCACGGACATATTTTTTCCTGCTTACTGGACATTCCAAACTGCGTTTGCGATAACGCTTACGGCAAAAATTTAAGTTATGCCGAACTATGGACGAAAAATGTAAACTTTGTTGAATTGGATAAATCATGTTTGAACTCAAAAAACTAA
- a CDS encoding YdcF family protein gives MFELKKLITAMLLPPFNILILWIAALILAKLNFKKLSRISTALGIALLYILSIPFTAQTLKDSLTIEAHLNLDDYKQAQAIVLLGGGLRDSQELYAPLASNAVQLERLRYAAYLQKETKLPLLITGASPTGAIEAKVAAEELQNFFNVPTKWIEPKALTTKENALFTKQILEKEGIHKIILVTNEWHMQRAKLLFEQQGFVVMPASVGEGITPQEYGLNMMHFIPQGGALAKNMQLLKEWIGYWKEK, from the coding sequence ATGTTTGAACTCAAAAAACTAATCACCGCAATGCTCCTACCACCGTTTAATATTTTGATTTTATGGATTGCGGCGCTGATTCTGGCAAAATTAAACTTTAAAAAATTAAGCCGAATTTCAACTGCATTAGGGATAGCCCTACTCTATATATTAAGCATTCCTTTTACCGCACAAACGCTAAAGGATAGCCTGACAATTGAAGCGCATCTTAATCTTGATGACTATAAACAAGCGCAAGCGATCGTTTTGCTCGGCGGTGGTTTACGCGACAGCCAAGAACTTTATGCCCCTCTTGCCTCCAATGCGGTTCAGTTGGAACGGTTGCGTTACGCTGCTTATTTGCAAAAAGAAACCAAACTTCCGCTGTTAATTACCGGCGCCAGCCCGACCGGTGCAATTGAAGCTAAAGTCGCGGCGGAGGAATTACAAAACTTTTTCAATGTTCCGACCAAATGGATTGAGCCGAAAGCACTCACAACAAAAGAAAACGCCTTATTCACTAAGCAAATATTGGAAAAAGAAGGAATTCATAAAATTATTTTGGTGACGAACGAGTGGCATATGCAGCGCGCAAAACTCTTATTTGAACAACAAGGTTTTGTGGTAATGCCGGCGAGTGTCGGGGAAGGTATTACACCGCAAGAATACGGGTTAAATATGATGCATTTTATTCCTCAAGGCGGCGCACTGGCAAAAAATATGCAATTGCTGAAAGAATGGATTGGATATTGGAAAGAAAAATAA
- a CDS encoding NADH-quinone oxidoreductase subunit C codes for MELTKNTSVDPSKMLGKNYIEAVNAKFPNTILDEEWSTANQVTLTIKTNMLPDVVEYLYYQHDGWLPLVFGNDERSIHGNYAVYYVLSMEGEVKTFVTIKALVDPVTLEFPSVTPRVKAAVWGERELFDMYGLKAVGLPDQRRLVLPDDWPEDLYPLRKDSMDYRLRPDPTTATETYEFINEKGEARIVPIGPLHITSDEPGHFRLFVDGEDIIDADYRLFYVHRGMEKLAETRMDYDQVNFLADRVCGICGFTHSVAYANSVESALGIQIPQRAQWIRAILLEVERLHSHLLNLGLSSHFTGFDTGFMQFFRVREKSMTLAEVLTGARKTYGINLIGGVRRDMLKHQREQCIKLIGEMREEVKTLSEILLNTPNMEQRTVGVGILAKDIARDFSPVGPMIRGSGFARDVRKVHPFSGYGDVPFNLVTEANGDVLSRVKVRINEVFESMNIIDYMVDNLPSGDILKEGFNYTPGRFALGITEAPRGEDIHWSMLGDNQKLFRWRCRAATYANWPTLRYMLRGNTVSDAPLIIGSLDPCYSCTDRVTVVDVRKRKAKTVDYKEIERYGIERKNSPLK; via the coding sequence ATGGAATTAACGAAAAATACATCCGTCGATCCGAGCAAAATGCTTGGCAAAAATTATATTGAAGCAGTGAATGCAAAATTTCCAAATACCATTTTGGATGAGGAGTGGTCAACAGCGAATCAGGTTACGCTTACCATCAAAACGAACATGTTGCCTGATGTGGTGGAATACCTTTATTACCAACATGATGGCTGGTTACCATTGGTATTTGGCAATGATGAACGCTCCATTCACGGTAATTATGCGGTGTACTATGTGCTTTCCATGGAAGGGGAAGTAAAAACCTTTGTCACCATAAAAGCCTTGGTCGATCCCGTTACCTTAGAATTCCCGTCTGTGACGCCAAGAGTCAAAGCAGCTGTTTGGGGGGAACGTGAATTATTTGATATGTATGGTTTGAAAGCGGTCGGATTACCTGATCAGCGTCGCTTGGTGTTGCCGGACGATTGGCCGGAGGATCTTTACCCATTGCGTAAAGATTCCATGGATTATCGTTTACGCCCGGATCCAACAACGGCAACGGAAACTTACGAATTTATTAACGAAAAAGGCGAAGCGCGTATTGTACCGATTGGTCCGTTACATATCACCTCCGATGAACCGGGACACTTCCGTTTATTTGTGGATGGGGAAGATATTATCGACGCAGACTATCGCTTGTTCTATGTGCATCGCGGCATGGAAAAACTGGCAGAAACCCGCATGGATTACGACCAAGTCAACTTCCTTGCCGACCGCGTGTGTGGGATTTGTGGTTTTACCCATAGTGTTGCCTATGCTAATTCGGTGGAAAGTGCCTTGGGCATACAAATTCCACAGCGCGCCCAATGGATTCGCGCTATTTTGTTAGAAGTGGAACGGTTACACAGTCATTTATTGAATTTAGGTCTTTCCAGCCACTTTACAGGCTTTGATACCGGCTTTATGCAATTTTTCCGAGTGCGGGAAAAATCCATGACCTTGGCTGAAGTGCTTACCGGTGCTCGTAAAACATACGGTATTAACCTCATTGGTGGGGTGCGCCGCGACATGCTGAAACATCAACGGGAGCAGTGCATCAAGTTGATTGGGGAAATGCGTGAAGAAGTTAAAACTTTGTCGGAGATTTTGTTGAACACGCCGAATATGGAACAGCGTACTGTTGGCGTGGGGATCTTAGCCAAAGACATTGCGCGTGATTTTAGCCCGGTGGGTCCGATGATTCGTGGTTCCGGTTTTGCTCGTGATGTGCGTAAAGTGCATCCATTCTCCGGTTATGGCGATGTGCCGTTTAATCTGGTCACTGAAGCTAATGGCGATGTGTTATCCCGCGTGAAAGTACGGATTAACGAAGTGTTTGAATCCATGAATATCATTGATTACATGGTGGATAACCTGCCAAGTGGCGACATCTTAAAAGAAGGTTTCAATTATACGCCGGGGCGTTTTGCGCTAGGAATTACCGAAGCACCACGTGGCGAAGATATTCACTGGTCAATGCTGGGCGATAACCAAAAACTATTCCGTTGGCGCTGTCGTGCAGCGACCTATGCTAACTGGCCAACCTTACGTTATATGTTGCGTGGCAATACCGTCTCTGATGCGCCGCTCATCATTGGTAGTCTTGACCCTTGCTATTCTTGTACCGACCGCGTCACGGTGGTGGATGTGCGCAAACGCAAAGCGAAAACCGTGGATTACAAAGAAATCGAACGCTACGGTATTGAACGTAAGAATTCACCATTGAAATAA
- a CDS encoding hydrogenase 4 subunit F, whose product MYEQWINALLIAPLVISIACFASGLVKTRSFCTALHITGLILTFMFSLMVISGVLAQREITTWGNWIHVDSLSTIFLALISIVGGLAGVYSVAYINREFNEGHIDISGYCRYYGFLHLFFFTMILSVTTNNLILMWAGIEATTLSSAFLVGTYKQKTSLEAAWKYIIICSVGVAFGLFGTILTFSNGTNLLADPGQAIFWTAVNQQASGLNHGLMYLAFAFILVGFGTKCGLFPMHTWLPDAHSEAPSPVSAVLSAVLLNCAMLVVLRYYILVSQAVGDGYPQTLLLVFGLLSTGIASFFIVMQRDIKRLFAYSSIENLGLISFAFGLGGPIGAFAGLLHTITHSLAKALLFCASGNILLKYRSRDIQQVSGLWRTMPFTAVLFAGGALALGGMPPFGMFTSEFTIAVAGIYAGKTWLIVLCLIFLTIALAGLTTMLLKTVLGQPKEGIEVGELNKSSIVVLAIYLLLLLGMGIYITEPILHLLTNAVGIVLGQPDISFGDMLVLPWQSLAK is encoded by the coding sequence ATGTATGAACAATGGATAAATGCGTTATTAATCGCACCTTTAGTAATATCAATTGCCTGTTTTGCCAGCGGATTGGTAAAAACACGGTCATTTTGCACCGCACTTCATATTACCGGATTGATATTAACCTTTATGTTTTCTCTTATGGTAATTTCCGGGGTGTTGGCGCAAAGGGAAATTACAACGTGGGGAAATTGGATTCATGTAGATAGCCTGTCTACCATTTTCTTAGCTTTAATTAGCATCGTAGGTGGTTTGGCAGGAGTATATTCTGTTGCCTATATCAACCGTGAATTTAACGAAGGGCATATTGATATTAGCGGTTATTGTCGTTACTACGGTTTCTTGCACCTGTTCTTTTTCACCATGATTTTATCGGTGACTACCAATAACCTGATTTTAATGTGGGCAGGAATTGAAGCCACGACCTTGAGCTCTGCTTTCTTAGTCGGAACCTATAAACAAAAAACGTCTCTGGAAGCCGCATGGAAATACATCATTATTTGCTCTGTTGGGGTAGCATTCGGTTTATTTGGTACGATTCTGACTTTCTCGAATGGAACAAACCTCTTGGCAGATCCAGGTCAAGCTATTTTCTGGACAGCCGTTAATCAACAGGCGTCAGGCCTCAATCACGGGTTGATGTATCTTGCCTTTGCCTTCATTTTGGTTGGCTTCGGTACCAAGTGCGGTCTATTTCCAATGCATACGTGGTTGCCGGATGCTCACAGTGAAGCGCCAAGCCCGGTGAGTGCGGTGCTTTCTGCGGTACTGCTAAACTGCGCGATGTTAGTGGTTTTGCGCTACTACATTTTGGTTTCCCAAGCCGTGGGCGATGGATATCCACAAACGCTGTTATTGGTATTCGGTTTGCTTTCCACCGGTATCGCCTCGTTTTTTATCGTTATGCAGCGTGACATTAAACGATTATTTGCATATTCCAGTATTGAGAACCTAGGCTTAATTAGTTTTGCCTTTGGCTTGGGTGGCCCGATTGGCGCCTTTGCGGGATTGTTGCACACCATCACTCACAGTTTAGCGAAAGCCTTATTGTTCTGTGCTTCCGGTAATATCTTATTGAAATATCGAAGCCGTGATATTCAGCAAGTGAGTGGTTTATGGCGCACCATGCCATTTACTGCCGTATTGTTTGCCGGTGGTGCGTTAGCCCTAGGGGGCATGCCACCGTTCGGGATGTTTACCAGTGAATTTACTATCGCTGTCGCAGGGATTTATGCAGGTAAAACATGGCTCATCGTTTTATGCTTGATCTTCCTGACCATTGCCCTAGCCGGGTTAACTACCATGCTGTTAAAAACCGTATTAGGTCAGCCGAAAGAGGGCATTGAAGTCGGCGAATTAAATAAATCCTCTATTGTGGTATTGGCAATTTACTTGTTGTTACTGCTCGGTATGGGGATTTATATCACCGAACCGATTTTACACCTACTTACCAATGCTGTTGGTATTGTGTTGGGACAACCTGACATCTCTTTTGGGGATATGCTGGTTTTACCTTGGCAAAGTTTAGCGAAATGA
- a CDS encoding glycosyltransferase family 25 protein: MNKYLISLDKDNQRRELFFSQKNTADFQVFSAINTMQVEWDELAEQFDLAQFERHYGRKVTKGEIGCTLSHLNVYRLIVEDDAVLEDDYALVCEDDALFAANFQQNLTALLASDCSVPILLIGQSKIADFYAGELEINYPIAFSFLCRKAGEVRYAYPYKSYFAGTVGYLIKKSAARGFLKRLEAEKPFWLADDFRLFETKFAVSNQVVRPLMVIENPQLVSNLEAVRGSQANNLVKKLLKYPLKKLMAIRRNLGK; encoded by the coding sequence ATGAATAAGTATTTAATTTCTCTTGATAAAGATAATCAACGTCGTGAACTGTTTTTTTCTCAGAAGAATACGGCGGATTTTCAAGTATTTTCCGCGATTAATACCATGCAAGTCGAATGGGATGAACTTGCCGAACAGTTCGATTTGGCACAATTTGAACGACATTACGGGCGTAAGGTGACCAAAGGCGAGATTGGTTGTACTTTAAGTCATCTCAACGTGTACCGCTTAATTGTGGAAGATGATGCGGTGCTCGAAGATGATTACGCGCTGGTATGCGAAGACGATGCATTGTTTGCAGCGAATTTTCAGCAAAATTTGACAGCGCTTTTAGCTTCGGATTGCTCGGTGCCGATTTTGCTTATCGGCCAGTCCAAAATTGCCGATTTTTATGCGGGCGAATTGGAAATTAATTATCCGATCGCCTTTTCTTTCTTGTGCCGGAAGGCGGGTGAGGTCCGTTATGCGTATCCGTACAAAAGTTATTTTGCCGGCACGGTAGGGTATTTGATCAAAAAATCCGCTGCGCGAGGTTTCTTAAAACGACTTGAAGCGGAGAAACCGTTTTGGCTGGCTGATGATTTTAGGTTATTTGAAACGAAATTTGCCGTATCTAATCAAGTGGTGCGCCCGCTAATGGTGATCGAAAATCCGCAATTAGTCAGTAATCTCGAAGCCGTTCGCGGTTCGCAGGCCAATAATTTGGTGAAAAAATTGTTGAAATATCCGCTTAAAAAACTGATGGCGATTCGAAGAAATTTAGGAAAGTAA
- a CDS encoding NADH-quinone oxidoreductase subunit B family protein, translating to MNTQIPMPVNGISTPFSVDENIASMKKTLLKNIQRSAYVYRVDCGGCNGCEIEIFSTITPVFDAERFGIKVVASPRHADILLFTGAVTRAMRTPAMRAYQAAPDPKICISYGACGCSGGIFHDLYCVWGGSDQIVPVDVYIPGCPPTPAATIYGFAMALGLLDQKLKGKQETADPHAEAKLRFPTIPLDLRISLEREARRLAGYRQGGNIVDQFMAMMTEEDKVPFGVRLGEYLEREADPRLAEIMNRLHSISLPFSG from the coding sequence ATGAATACACAAATTCCAATGCCGGTAAACGGTATTTCAACGCCGTTCAGCGTTGATGAAAATATTGCCAGTATGAAAAAAACGTTGTTGAAGAATATTCAACGTTCGGCCTATGTGTACCGTGTGGACTGTGGCGGTTGTAATGGTTGTGAAATCGAGATTTTCAGTACTATTACACCGGTTTTTGATGCAGAACGTTTTGGGATCAAAGTAGTGGCATCGCCTCGTCATGCGGATATTTTATTATTCACCGGTGCTGTCACCCGTGCCATGCGTACTCCGGCGATGCGTGCTTACCAAGCAGCGCCTGATCCAAAAATCTGTATTTCTTACGGGGCTTGCGGTTGTAGCGGTGGGATTTTCCACGACCTTTATTGTGTTTGGGGCGGCAGTGATCAAATCGTGCCGGTTGATGTGTACATCCCGGGCTGCCCACCAACCCCGGCCGCAACCATTTATGGTTTTGCTATGGCGCTGGGTTTGCTCGATCAAAAACTCAAAGGTAAGCAAGAAACAGCGGATCCGCATGCCGAGGCTAAATTACGTTTCCCAACGATTCCGTTGGATTTACGTATCAGCTTAGAACGGGAAGCCCGTCGTCTTGCCGGTTATCGCCAGGGCGGCAACATTGTCGATCAATTCATGGCGATGATGACGGAAGAAGACAAAGTTCCGTTTGGCGTGCGCTTGGGTGAATACTTGGAACGTGAAGCAGATCCGCGTTTAGCGGAAATTATGAACCGCTTACATTCTATTAGTTTGCCGTTTTCCGGTTAG
- a CDS encoding formate hydrogenlyase complex iron-sulfur subunit, giving the protein MFKLLKTVFKAGDVTTKYPFKPYEVDDDFRGKPELNSDQCIVCAACTMACPSNALTMRTDPVSGERTWSLFLGRCIFCGRCEEVCPTKAIHLTQDFELSVTNKQDLYQETTFATVTCQHCGKPFISYKELNYTIDLFKQTLDDPQLVKQKLEVLHTCPVCKRQDSLEKIANMESNMRMKLIDFKEPVRLNFKQMVEQREESAVQNSKVLAGGEKR; this is encoded by the coding sequence ATGTTTAAGTTACTTAAAACGGTATTTAAAGCCGGTGACGTTACCACGAAATATCCGTTCAAACCTTATGAAGTGGATGACGATTTTAGAGGAAAACCGGAGCTTAATTCCGATCAATGTATTGTCTGTGCCGCTTGTACCATGGCTTGTCCATCAAATGCATTGACGATGCGCACCGATCCTGTCAGTGGTGAACGTACTTGGTCACTTTTCTTGGGGCGTTGTATTTTCTGTGGCCGTTGTGAAGAAGTTTGCCCAACCAAAGCAATTCATTTAACACAGGATTTTGAATTGTCGGTCACCAACAAACAGGATCTTTATCAAGAAACGACCTTTGCGACGGTTACCTGTCAGCACTGTGGCAAACCGTTTATTTCTTATAAAGAGCTAAATTACACCATTGATTTGTTCAAACAAACGTTGGATGACCCACAATTAGTGAAACAAAAATTGGAAGTATTGCATACTTGCCCGGTGTGTAAGCGTCAAGACAGTTTAGAGAAAATTGCCAATATGGAATCCAATATGCGGATGAAATTGATCGACTTTAAAGAGCCGGTTCGTTTGAATTTCAAACAAATGGTTGAGCAACGGGAAGAAAGTGCGGTGCAAAATTCAAAAGTTTTAGCAGGAGGCGAAAAACGATGA
- a CDS encoding polysaccharide biosynthesis protein, whose product MSNKTIAKNTLFLYIRMFFNMGAMLYISRVVLRVLGVEDFGIYNIVMGVVILFSFFNGTMTATTQRFINVEKASNDTARVNKVFNISILNHLFIMFVVAVLAETVGLWFLNHQLIIPAERLHAANMMYQAALVIGLIDILKVPFNAMIVAHERMSFYAWLGLAETAFKLSAVLILMQIEQYDKLISYSWLLLCVSVSVFSLYFSFTRRTFYAETRFNFQKDLNKTKEMASFSGWMLLGQAGYVGSTQGLNMVTNLFFGVTVNAAVGIATQVDTAVYSFVNNFQVAFNPQLVQSYAAQDYERNKKLILSTSKYSFYLIAILAAPVFYFSHTLLTFWLGEHVPRYADQLVQATLLCSLISAMAGSFWMTALAIGSSGIKQYNIILAIIDLCTVPLAYYLFSLGYSPVYAFIGKFFTALSMQIYRFYFINKKIKFSRVEFVTYLFNIGIIFVLLLGLIYLSDTQHSYSFFEFVAEAILLEALLIAVIIIFGLNRAEKNFLFGYILKKVKK is encoded by the coding sequence ATGTCCAACAAAACCATTGCTAAAAACACACTGTTTCTTTACATCCGTATGTTCTTTAACATGGGGGCGATGCTCTATATTTCGCGTGTCGTATTACGCGTATTGGGGGTGGAGGATTTCGGAATTTATAACATTGTGATGGGTGTGGTGATTTTGTTTTCTTTCTTTAACGGCACCATGACAGCGACCACCCAGCGTTTTATTAACGTGGAAAAAGCCTCAAACGATACCGCTCGCGTAAATAAGGTGTTTAATATCAGCATCCTCAACCACCTATTTATTATGTTTGTCGTGGCGGTGTTAGCTGAAACCGTAGGGCTTTGGTTTTTAAATCATCAATTAATTATTCCGGCAGAACGCCTCCATGCTGCCAATATGATGTACCAAGCAGCGTTAGTGATTGGACTGATTGATATCCTTAAAGTACCTTTTAACGCGATGATTGTAGCTCATGAGCGCATGTCTTTTTACGCCTGGCTTGGTTTGGCGGAAACCGCATTCAAACTTTCCGCCGTCTTGATTTTGATGCAAATCGAACAATACGATAAATTGATTTCGTACAGTTGGTTATTACTTTGTGTCAGCGTATCAGTTTTCTCGCTATATTTTAGTTTTACACGCCGTACTTTTTACGCGGAAACCCGCTTTAATTTCCAAAAAGATCTAAACAAAACCAAAGAAATGGCAAGCTTTTCAGGTTGGATGTTACTCGGACAGGCGGGTTATGTAGGTTCCACGCAAGGCTTGAATATGGTGACCAATCTGTTTTTTGGCGTCACCGTGAATGCGGCAGTGGGTATTGCTACACAAGTGGATACCGCCGTGTATAGTTTCGTAAATAATTTCCAAGTCGCATTTAACCCGCAATTGGTGCAGTCTTATGCGGCACAAGATTATGAACGCAATAAAAAACTGATTCTCAGTACATCAAAATATTCCTTTTATTTAATCGCGATTTTAGCCGCTCCGGTATTTTATTTTAGCCATACCTTGCTTACCTTTTGGCTTGGCGAGCATGTTCCGCGCTATGCCGATCAATTAGTACAAGCCACTTTGCTATGTTCACTGATCAGCGCTATGGCCGGCTCTTTCTGGATGACCGCATTGGCCATTGGTTCAAGCGGTATCAAACAATACAATATTATTTTAGCAATAATTGATCTTTGCACAGTGCCGCTCGCCTACTATTTATTTAGCCTAGGTTATAGTCCGGTTTACGCCTTTATCGGCAAATTTTTCACTGCGCTTTCAATGCAAATCTATCGTTTCTATTTTATTAATAAAAAAATTAAATTTAGTCGAGTGGAATTTGTTACCTATTTATTCAATATCGGGATAATTTTCGTCTTGTTACTCGGGCTCATTTATTTATCGGATACCCAACATTCTTATTCATTCTTTGAATTTGTGGCGGAAGCAATTTTATTAGAAGCGCTATTAATCGCCGTAATTATAATCTTCGGCTTAAATCGCGCGGAAAAAAATTTCTTATTCGGCTATATTTTGAAAAAGGTAAAAAAATGA
- the hyfE gene encoding hydrogenase 4 membrane subunit yields MLMINGLASLLIITSLCVIMVRTAKKAAMFYGLQSLVLVLLFVYLAYEMQAHELYMWSISAFITKVILVPAILIYAMRHIDESQTPAGMDIAWLLPITACIVTLCYFVIMPIDLPLVEHLKPALSVSLSHFLLGLVCIVSQRNIVKQVFGYCLMENGSHLTLALLANKAPELVEIGIATDAIFAVIIMVVLVNKIYRTFHSLDAKQLMNLKG; encoded by the coding sequence ATGTTAATGATTAATGGTCTTGCAAGTTTACTCATTATTACCTCACTCTGCGTCATTATGGTAAGAACCGCCAAAAAAGCGGCAATGTTTTATGGCTTGCAATCTCTCGTTTTGGTTTTGCTGTTTGTCTATCTTGCTTATGAAATGCAAGCACACGAGCTCTATATGTGGTCAATCAGCGCCTTTATTACCAAAGTTATTTTAGTGCCGGCGATTTTAATCTACGCCATGCGCCACATTGATGAAAGTCAAACCCCGGCGGGGATGGATATTGCGTGGTTGTTGCCCATCACAGCTTGCATTGTCACCTTGTGTTACTTTGTGATCATGCCGATTGACTTGCCGTTAGTGGAACATCTCAAACCGGCGCTTTCTGTGTCTTTAAGCCACTTTCTGCTTGGTTTGGTATGTATTGTGAGTCAGCGCAATATCGTAAAACAAGTATTCGGTTATTGTTTGATGGAAAACGGGTCTCATCTCACTTTAGCCTTATTGGCAAATAAAGCACCTGAATTGGTCGAAATCGGGATTGCCACAGATGCTATCTTCGCGGTCATCATTATGGTGGTGTTGGTAAATAAAATTTACCGAACATTCCATTCATTAGATGCAAAACAACTTATGAATTTGAAGGGGTAA